One window of Trifolium pratense cultivar HEN17-A07 linkage group LG5, ARS_RC_1.1, whole genome shotgun sequence genomic DNA carries:
- the LOC123883380 gene encoding CTD small phosphatase-like protein 2 isoform X2 codes for MPSLKMKSKVSVSCLTERKDIQICPKSKVISKTSCSKIMISAQEVEIDATIQNCIDVSSRSLPKDIASDQSTDSKEFLDHENTESQHQFSELNNPCPENLETIFSPAFEPTDVRSPHYTEKGSFGDANMAGVGADEGKNICHFETCDVSDFYISDMIITSLPFYGSSLDDVGETNYLSAYGSTEPSEFCSSEQYMILPAREDDAKVGCTTDTMSCEETIMVHESARLYSAIAQIRSCNQDSDVKGDLDKAECFDPQSFIKKLPELSEVELNGQHTLIPKQSLRRKTVTLVLDLDETLVHSTLEHCDDADFTFNIFFNMKDYTVYVKQRPFLHTFLERVSEMFEVVIFTASQSIYAKQLLDILDPDEKFISRRVYRESCLFSDGNYTKDLTILGVDLAKVVIIDNSPQVFRLQVNNGIPIKSWFDDPLDCALMSLLPFLDTLADADDVRPIIAKRYGNKE; via the exons ATGCCATCCCTAAAAATGAAGAGCAAAGTAAGTGTGAGCTGTTTGACAGAGAGAAAGGATATTCAAATCTGTCCAAAATCAAAAGTAATTTCCAAAACCTCATGTTCTAAAATCATGATTTCTGCACAAGAAGTAGAGATCGATGCAACTATTCAAAATTGTATAGATG TTTCTTCAAGGTCGCTGCCCAAAGACATTGCAAGTGATCAATCTACTGACAGCAAAGAATTTCTGGATCATGAAAATACTGAATCCCAACACCAATTTTCT gAACTGAACAATCCCTGTCCAGAAAACttagaaacaattttttctcCTGCTTTTGAGCCCACTGATGTCCGTTCACCACATTATACCGAAAAAG GGAGCTTTGGTGATGCTAACATGGCAGGAGTGGGAGCTGATGAGGGAAAAAACATATGTCACTTTGAAACATGTGATGTATCCGATTTTTACATTTCTGACATGATCATTACAAGCTTACCTTTTTATGGAAGTTCCTTGGATGATGTTGGTGAAACCAACTACTTATCTGCATATGGATCCACCGAGCCATCCGAGTTTTGTTCTTCTGAGCAGTACATGATCCTGCCTGCTCGTGAAGATGATGCTAAAGTTGGCTGTACTACAGATACCATGTCATGTGAAGAAACCATTATGGTTCATGAAAGTGCTCGCTTGTATTCCGCTATAGCTCAGATAAGATCCTGCAACCAGGACTCTGATGTTAAAGGTGATTTGGATAAGGCAGAGTGCTTTGATCCACAATCATTTATCAAGAAATTACCGGAACTATCAGAAGTAGAATTAAATGGTCAGCACACACTAATTCCTAAGCAATCTCTAAGAAGAAAGACAGTAACTCTAGTGCTTGATTTAGATG AGACCCTTGTTCATTCTACACTGGAACATTGTGACGATGCAGATTTcacttttaacattttcttcAATATGAAAGATTACACAGTATACGTAAAACAGAGGCCTTTCCTGCACACATTCTTGGAGAGAGTATCAGAGATGTTTGAAGTAGTTATTTTTACTGCCAGCCAAAGCATATATGCAAAGCAACTACTTGATATATTGGATCCAGATGAAAAATTTATTTCTCGCCGTGTGTATCGAGAATCGTGCCTGTTTTCAGATGGAAACTACACAAAAGATCTTACTATATTGGGTGTTGATCTTGCAAAAGTTGTCATAATTGATAATTCACCTCAG GTATTCCGGTTGCAAGTGAATAATGGTATCCCCATAAAGAGTTGGTTTGATGATCCATTAGATTGTGCGCTGATGTCATTACTTCCGTTTCTAGACACATTGGCTGATGCCGATGATGTGCGTCCTATCATTGCAAAGAGATACGGTAACAAAGAATAA
- the LOC123883380 gene encoding CTD small phosphatase-like protein 2 isoform X1, with product MPSLKMKSKVSVSCLTERKDIQICPKSKVISKTSCSKIMISAQEVEIDATIQNCIDVSSRSLPKDIASDQSTDSKEFLDHENTESQHQFSELNNPCPENLETIFSPAFEPTDVRSPHYTEKGTGSFGDANMAGVGADEGKNICHFETCDVSDFYISDMIITSLPFYGSSLDDVGETNYLSAYGSTEPSEFCSSEQYMILPAREDDAKVGCTTDTMSCEETIMVHESARLYSAIAQIRSCNQDSDVKGDLDKAECFDPQSFIKKLPELSEVELNGQHTLIPKQSLRRKTVTLVLDLDETLVHSTLEHCDDADFTFNIFFNMKDYTVYVKQRPFLHTFLERVSEMFEVVIFTASQSIYAKQLLDILDPDEKFISRRVYRESCLFSDGNYTKDLTILGVDLAKVVIIDNSPQVFRLQVNNGIPIKSWFDDPLDCALMSLLPFLDTLADADDVRPIIAKRYGNKE from the exons ATGCCATCCCTAAAAATGAAGAGCAAAGTAAGTGTGAGCTGTTTGACAGAGAGAAAGGATATTCAAATCTGTCCAAAATCAAAAGTAATTTCCAAAACCTCATGTTCTAAAATCATGATTTCTGCACAAGAAGTAGAGATCGATGCAACTATTCAAAATTGTATAGATG TTTCTTCAAGGTCGCTGCCCAAAGACATTGCAAGTGATCAATCTACTGACAGCAAAGAATTTCTGGATCATGAAAATACTGAATCCCAACACCAATTTTCT gAACTGAACAATCCCTGTCCAGAAAACttagaaacaattttttctcCTGCTTTTGAGCCCACTGATGTCCGTTCACCACATTATACCGAAAAAGGTACAG GGAGCTTTGGTGATGCTAACATGGCAGGAGTGGGAGCTGATGAGGGAAAAAACATATGTCACTTTGAAACATGTGATGTATCCGATTTTTACATTTCTGACATGATCATTACAAGCTTACCTTTTTATGGAAGTTCCTTGGATGATGTTGGTGAAACCAACTACTTATCTGCATATGGATCCACCGAGCCATCCGAGTTTTGTTCTTCTGAGCAGTACATGATCCTGCCTGCTCGTGAAGATGATGCTAAAGTTGGCTGTACTACAGATACCATGTCATGTGAAGAAACCATTATGGTTCATGAAAGTGCTCGCTTGTATTCCGCTATAGCTCAGATAAGATCCTGCAACCAGGACTCTGATGTTAAAGGTGATTTGGATAAGGCAGAGTGCTTTGATCCACAATCATTTATCAAGAAATTACCGGAACTATCAGAAGTAGAATTAAATGGTCAGCACACACTAATTCCTAAGCAATCTCTAAGAAGAAAGACAGTAACTCTAGTGCTTGATTTAGATG AGACCCTTGTTCATTCTACACTGGAACATTGTGACGATGCAGATTTcacttttaacattttcttcAATATGAAAGATTACACAGTATACGTAAAACAGAGGCCTTTCCTGCACACATTCTTGGAGAGAGTATCAGAGATGTTTGAAGTAGTTATTTTTACTGCCAGCCAAAGCATATATGCAAAGCAACTACTTGATATATTGGATCCAGATGAAAAATTTATTTCTCGCCGTGTGTATCGAGAATCGTGCCTGTTTTCAGATGGAAACTACACAAAAGATCTTACTATATTGGGTGTTGATCTTGCAAAAGTTGTCATAATTGATAATTCACCTCAG GTATTCCGGTTGCAAGTGAATAATGGTATCCCCATAAAGAGTTGGTTTGATGATCCATTAGATTGTGCGCTGATGTCATTACTTCCGTTTCTAGACACATTGGCTGATGCCGATGATGTGCGTCCTATCATTGCAAAGAGATACGGTAACAAAGAATAA
- the LOC123883380 gene encoding CTD small phosphatase-like protein 2 isoform X4 → MPSLKMKSKVSVSCLTERKDIQICPKSKVISKTSCSKIMISAQEVEIDATIQNCIDVSSRSLPKDIASDQSTDSKEFLDHENTESQHQFSELNNPCPENLETIFSPAFEPTDVRSPHYTEKGSFGDANMAGVGADEGKNICHFETCDVSDFYISDMIITSLPFYGSSLDDVGETNYLSAYGSTEPSEFCSSEQYMILPAREDDAKVGCTTDTMSCEETIMVHESARLYSAIAQIRSCNQDSDVKGDLDKAECFDPQSFIKKLPELSEVELNETLVHSTLEHCDDADFTFNIFFNMKDYTVYVKQRPFLHTFLERVSEMFEVVIFTASQSIYAKQLLDILDPDEKFISRRVYRESCLFSDGNYTKDLTILGVDLAKVVIIDNSPQVFRLQVNNGIPIKSWFDDPLDCALMSLLPFLDTLADADDVRPIIAKRYGNKE, encoded by the exons ATGCCATCCCTAAAAATGAAGAGCAAAGTAAGTGTGAGCTGTTTGACAGAGAGAAAGGATATTCAAATCTGTCCAAAATCAAAAGTAATTTCCAAAACCTCATGTTCTAAAATCATGATTTCTGCACAAGAAGTAGAGATCGATGCAACTATTCAAAATTGTATAGATG TTTCTTCAAGGTCGCTGCCCAAAGACATTGCAAGTGATCAATCTACTGACAGCAAAGAATTTCTGGATCATGAAAATACTGAATCCCAACACCAATTTTCT gAACTGAACAATCCCTGTCCAGAAAACttagaaacaattttttctcCTGCTTTTGAGCCCACTGATGTCCGTTCACCACATTATACCGAAAAAG GGAGCTTTGGTGATGCTAACATGGCAGGAGTGGGAGCTGATGAGGGAAAAAACATATGTCACTTTGAAACATGTGATGTATCCGATTTTTACATTTCTGACATGATCATTACAAGCTTACCTTTTTATGGAAGTTCCTTGGATGATGTTGGTGAAACCAACTACTTATCTGCATATGGATCCACCGAGCCATCCGAGTTTTGTTCTTCTGAGCAGTACATGATCCTGCCTGCTCGTGAAGATGATGCTAAAGTTGGCTGTACTACAGATACCATGTCATGTGAAGAAACCATTATGGTTCATGAAAGTGCTCGCTTGTATTCCGCTATAGCTCAGATAAGATCCTGCAACCAGGACTCTGATGTTAAAGGTGATTTGGATAAGGCAGAGTGCTTTGATCCACAATCATTTATCAAGAAATTACCGGAACTATCAGAAGTAGAATTAAATG AGACCCTTGTTCATTCTACACTGGAACATTGTGACGATGCAGATTTcacttttaacattttcttcAATATGAAAGATTACACAGTATACGTAAAACAGAGGCCTTTCCTGCACACATTCTTGGAGAGAGTATCAGAGATGTTTGAAGTAGTTATTTTTACTGCCAGCCAAAGCATATATGCAAAGCAACTACTTGATATATTGGATCCAGATGAAAAATTTATTTCTCGCCGTGTGTATCGAGAATCGTGCCTGTTTTCAGATGGAAACTACACAAAAGATCTTACTATATTGGGTGTTGATCTTGCAAAAGTTGTCATAATTGATAATTCACCTCAG GTATTCCGGTTGCAAGTGAATAATGGTATCCCCATAAAGAGTTGGTTTGATGATCCATTAGATTGTGCGCTGATGTCATTACTTCCGTTTCTAGACACATTGGCTGATGCCGATGATGTGCGTCCTATCATTGCAAAGAGATACGGTAACAAAGAATAA
- the LOC123886463 gene encoding uncharacterized protein LOC123886463, with the protein MLVEDEQKGEWRLTCYYGYPERSRRRHAWNLLRELVNVSLVPWCIIGDFNYLLSQEDKKGIHPHPNWLCMGFRQAIADCNLIDIPLAGHPFTWIKSRGTPHVIEERLDRAMASTSWLHLFPDVRLSNLLASHSDHSPILLQCSPTITVRFNGSFRFENKWLKEPDLEETVIDGWGVNDNVAIVDRVARCANKLQRWGKRKRVKFKQEIAECVREMEALRDNQGEVESRRFQECSNKHATLLVQEEGYWKQ; encoded by the coding sequence atgttagtggaGGATGAGCAGAAGGGGGAGTGGAGGTTAACATGTTATTATGGATATCCGGAGCGTAGTAGACGGAGACATGCATGGAATCTTTTGCGAGAGTTAGTTAATGTGTCCCTTGTACCCTGGTGTATAATTGGTGATTTTAATTATCTACTTTCACAGGAGGATAAAAAGGGCATTCACCCACATCCCAATTGGTTGTGTATGGGATTTAGACAAGCTATCGCTGACTGTAATTTAATCGATATTCCTCTTGCAGGACACCCATTTACTTGGATCAAAAGCCGAGGTACACCTCATGTTATTGAAGAGCGGTTGGATAGAGCTATGGCTAGTACGAGTTGGCTGCATCTCTTTCCTGACGTAAGACTATCTAACCTCTTGGCCTCACATTCAGATCATAGTCCAATTTTACTTCAATGCTCTCCTACTATAACAGTCCGCTTCAATGGCTCCTTTCGGTTTGAGAATAAATGGCTGAAGGAACCGGATTTGGAAGAGACGGTGATTGATGGTTGGGGTGTGAATGACAATGTTGCGATAGTTGATCGTGTTGCTCGGTGTGCTAACAAGTTACAAAGGTGGGGCAAAAGGAAAAGAGTGAAGTTTAAACAGGAGATTGCAGAATGTGTCCGTGAGATGGAGGCGTTGAGGGATAATCAGGGGGAGGTAGAGAGTAGGAGGTTTCAGGAATGCTCTAATAAGCATGCTACTTTACTGGTTCAGGAGGAAGGGTACTGGAAGCAGTGA
- the LOC123883380 gene encoding CTD small phosphatase-like protein 2 isoform X3: MPSLKMKSKVSVSCLTERKDIQICPKSKVISKTSCSKIMISAQEVEIDATIQNCIDVSSRSLPKDIASDQSTDSKEFLDHENTESQHQFSELNNPCPENLETIFSPAFEPTDVRSPHYTEKGTGSFGDANMAGVGADEGKNICHFETCDVSDFYISDMIITSLPFYGSSLDDVGETNYLSAYGSTEPSEFCSSEQYMILPAREDDAKVGCTTDTMSCEETIMVHESARLYSAIAQIRSCNQDSDVKGDLDKAECFDPQSFIKKLPELSEVELNETLVHSTLEHCDDADFTFNIFFNMKDYTVYVKQRPFLHTFLERVSEMFEVVIFTASQSIYAKQLLDILDPDEKFISRRVYRESCLFSDGNYTKDLTILGVDLAKVVIIDNSPQVFRLQVNNGIPIKSWFDDPLDCALMSLLPFLDTLADADDVRPIIAKRYGNKE, encoded by the exons ATGCCATCCCTAAAAATGAAGAGCAAAGTAAGTGTGAGCTGTTTGACAGAGAGAAAGGATATTCAAATCTGTCCAAAATCAAAAGTAATTTCCAAAACCTCATGTTCTAAAATCATGATTTCTGCACAAGAAGTAGAGATCGATGCAACTATTCAAAATTGTATAGATG TTTCTTCAAGGTCGCTGCCCAAAGACATTGCAAGTGATCAATCTACTGACAGCAAAGAATTTCTGGATCATGAAAATACTGAATCCCAACACCAATTTTCT gAACTGAACAATCCCTGTCCAGAAAACttagaaacaattttttctcCTGCTTTTGAGCCCACTGATGTCCGTTCACCACATTATACCGAAAAAGGTACAG GGAGCTTTGGTGATGCTAACATGGCAGGAGTGGGAGCTGATGAGGGAAAAAACATATGTCACTTTGAAACATGTGATGTATCCGATTTTTACATTTCTGACATGATCATTACAAGCTTACCTTTTTATGGAAGTTCCTTGGATGATGTTGGTGAAACCAACTACTTATCTGCATATGGATCCACCGAGCCATCCGAGTTTTGTTCTTCTGAGCAGTACATGATCCTGCCTGCTCGTGAAGATGATGCTAAAGTTGGCTGTACTACAGATACCATGTCATGTGAAGAAACCATTATGGTTCATGAAAGTGCTCGCTTGTATTCCGCTATAGCTCAGATAAGATCCTGCAACCAGGACTCTGATGTTAAAGGTGATTTGGATAAGGCAGAGTGCTTTGATCCACAATCATTTATCAAGAAATTACCGGAACTATCAGAAGTAGAATTAAATG AGACCCTTGTTCATTCTACACTGGAACATTGTGACGATGCAGATTTcacttttaacattttcttcAATATGAAAGATTACACAGTATACGTAAAACAGAGGCCTTTCCTGCACACATTCTTGGAGAGAGTATCAGAGATGTTTGAAGTAGTTATTTTTACTGCCAGCCAAAGCATATATGCAAAGCAACTACTTGATATATTGGATCCAGATGAAAAATTTATTTCTCGCCGTGTGTATCGAGAATCGTGCCTGTTTTCAGATGGAAACTACACAAAAGATCTTACTATATTGGGTGTTGATCTTGCAAAAGTTGTCATAATTGATAATTCACCTCAG GTATTCCGGTTGCAAGTGAATAATGGTATCCCCATAAAGAGTTGGTTTGATGATCCATTAGATTGTGCGCTGATGTCATTACTTCCGTTTCTAGACACATTGGCTGATGCCGATGATGTGCGTCCTATCATTGCAAAGAGATACGGTAACAAAGAATAA